A single genomic interval of Nonomuraea rubra harbors:
- a CDS encoding chromosome partitioning protein ParA, whose protein sequence is MEGLRGFEVSQVENVVGDRVLIAMQAVNISRLSTHPVPTVPGTLIVVAGAGPKDSNGAGKSSFIASITALLGDEQWRFASGAKAVSELLFNAELASGAGARQWASADHGYIVGVFGPPGMNGFDPVPPPGGTDGPASSSIGGGAAADGTGAALGRAEGGGGVAGGTGSGDGPVVAGDGGGAELVLGEADGGGGELFEVPDTSGGALTVWLKVNQEAPHLEIRWREGVHLAASPSEAERVARADEIWASLPKSAGRRDVVARDLTKVLYGDKVRCVSFLSTSVRSKVATNLLSQPLNEISPERVFEAIAALTGLDAELEQEREARRDEHAKRVRAAQAAERLAEFESESKALLTTFDRRDQARIRLADALRCWRGRQARKLADAAAKDEALAADLERHRAAGEAAGEAIAMVKAEIATLREDTLDRQVSQARKELSALQARAAKLDADRAVAENSADELRGLIPGLEETRRFADGRDVPAAERELGEVRLRLNEALKALGVADQEVASAQAALDDAEGGPAAAQLNALAAAGIGATGLLDALDVAEQARDAAHTPPPALPSSLTGAGGSDTGGGQALGEALKARYGKATGAASEAASAGAPGAGAAGAGAGLALGELRGWPNEHAVIVDAARLDEAAAALAELPGSVLVSAAGVSVVGAFDGVATGREARIKAAEQRLNRAKDVQESAAQAVHDGEEAVAQAQRRLEGARAGVRLAEIEAKLGERRARLGELNAAIEELTPKVAEAERQAGTLDFRARTRDMEIERLEGRRHRHESERAQAREQETRVGAERESLKLGALAADWGGTIETAREWLEALPEEERPRAAEEWWRVAERHLDQALRDTFPSEDEAEIPEELRFLLNEREGSTAREQATFPAVCGALASYLRGQEEYERHQRRQIEAQLVSRQRDLAAAARGAEEAAQSTAVHRAALTAAIKARLARVAEEFDKLDTSYGGYGATLEFPVPPAPADPEQRWQWRVTPKWRRGEGQGFVPYNRRANTALMDEKAVKLVCAAAIASSGGGHLCLVLDELGRNLGKEHRREAVALFRRIGETYGITVIGALQDDMEPYAIDACGQYIKLRRSSDAMPYNEPPVIVGHDQHAERVRALAAYVDRGTPALA, encoded by the coding sequence ATGGAAGGGTTACGGGGGTTCGAGGTGTCGCAGGTGGAGAACGTCGTCGGGGACCGGGTGCTGATCGCCATGCAGGCGGTCAACATCTCACGGTTGTCGACCCATCCCGTGCCCACCGTCCCCGGCACGCTCATCGTCGTGGCGGGCGCTGGGCCCAAGGACTCCAACGGGGCGGGCAAGTCCTCGTTCATCGCCTCGATCACCGCGCTGCTCGGTGACGAGCAGTGGCGCTTCGCCTCGGGCGCCAAGGCGGTGTCGGAGCTGCTGTTCAACGCGGAGCTGGCCAGCGGCGCCGGGGCCCGGCAGTGGGCCAGCGCCGATCACGGCTACATCGTGGGGGTCTTCGGGCCGCCCGGCATGAACGGCTTCGACCCCGTCCCTCCGCCGGGCGGCACCGATGGCCCGGCCTCGTCCTCCATCGGCGGCGGGGCAGCGGCCGACGGCACAGGCGCGGCGCTGGGCCGTGCGGAGGGTGGCGGCGGTGTGGCCGGTGGGACGGGCTCCGGTGACGGGCCGGTGGTCGCCGGTGACGGTGGCGGGGCCGAGCTCGTGCTCGGGGAGGCCGATGGCGGTGGCGGGGAGCTGTTCGAGGTGCCCGACACCTCGGGCGGGGCGCTGACCGTGTGGCTGAAGGTCAACCAGGAGGCGCCGCACCTGGAGATCCGGTGGCGGGAGGGCGTGCACCTGGCGGCGTCCCCGTCCGAGGCCGAGCGGGTGGCGCGGGCCGACGAGATCTGGGCGTCGCTGCCGAAGTCGGCCGGGCGGCGCGACGTCGTGGCCCGCGACCTGACCAAGGTGCTGTACGGCGACAAGGTCAGGTGCGTGTCGTTCCTGTCCACGTCCGTGCGCAGCAAGGTCGCCACCAACCTGCTCTCCCAGCCGCTCAACGAGATCTCCCCCGAGCGCGTCTTCGAGGCCATCGCCGCGCTCACCGGCCTGGACGCCGAGCTGGAGCAGGAGCGCGAGGCCCGCCGCGACGAGCACGCCAAGCGGGTGCGGGCGGCGCAGGCGGCCGAGCGGCTGGCCGAGTTCGAGTCGGAGTCGAAGGCGCTGCTGACCACGTTCGACCGGCGGGACCAGGCGCGCATCCGGCTGGCCGACGCGCTGCGCTGCTGGCGCGGGCGGCAGGCGCGCAAGCTGGCCGACGCCGCGGCCAAGGACGAGGCCCTGGCCGCCGACCTCGAACGGCACCGCGCCGCCGGCGAGGCGGCGGGCGAGGCGATCGCCATGGTCAAGGCGGAGATCGCCACGCTGCGCGAGGACACCCTCGACCGGCAGGTCTCGCAGGCCCGCAAGGAGCTGTCGGCCCTGCAGGCGCGGGCGGCCAAGCTCGACGCCGACCGCGCCGTGGCGGAGAACTCCGCCGACGAGCTGCGCGGGCTGATCCCGGGCCTGGAGGAGACCCGGCGGTTCGCCGACGGGCGGGACGTTCCCGCGGCCGAGCGGGAGCTGGGTGAGGTACGGCTGCGGCTCAACGAGGCACTCAAGGCCCTGGGCGTGGCCGACCAGGAGGTGGCCTCGGCACAGGCCGCGCTGGACGACGCCGAGGGCGGCCCGGCGGCGGCCCAGCTCAACGCGCTCGCCGCGGCCGGCATCGGGGCCACCGGCCTGCTGGACGCTCTGGACGTGGCGGAACAGGCCCGCGACGCCGCCCACACACCCCCGCCCGCCTTGCCCAGCTCTCTTACGGGCGCCGGCGGTTCTGACACGGGCGGCGGGCAGGCGCTGGGTGAGGCGCTCAAGGCGCGCTACGGCAAGGCGACCGGCGCGGCCTCCGAAGCGGCGTCCGCTGGCGCGCCCGGCGCCGGGGCGGCGGGTGCCGGGGCCGGGCTTGCGCTGGGTGAGTTGCGGGGGTGGCCGAACGAGCATGCCGTGATCGTGGACGCCGCCCGGCTCGACGAGGCCGCCGCCGCGCTGGCGGAGCTGCCCGGATCCGTGCTGGTCAGTGCGGCCGGGGTGAGCGTCGTGGGAGCGTTCGACGGGGTGGCGACCGGGCGGGAGGCCCGGATCAAGGCCGCCGAGCAGCGGCTCAACCGGGCCAAGGACGTTCAGGAGAGCGCGGCGCAGGCCGTGCACGACGGGGAGGAGGCCGTCGCGCAGGCGCAGCGGCGGCTGGAGGGGGCCAGGGCCGGGGTGCGGCTGGCCGAGATCGAGGCCAAGCTCGGCGAGCGGCGGGCCAGGCTGGGCGAGCTGAACGCGGCCATCGAGGAGCTGACTCCGAAGGTCGCCGAGGCCGAGAGGCAGGCGGGCACGCTGGACTTCCGGGCGCGTACCAGGGACATGGAGATCGAGCGGCTGGAGGGCCGCAGGCACCGGCACGAGTCCGAGCGGGCGCAGGCCCGCGAGCAGGAGACGAGAGTCGGGGCGGAGCGGGAGTCGCTCAAGCTCGGCGCGCTGGCCGCCGACTGGGGCGGCACGATCGAGACCGCCCGCGAATGGCTGGAGGCGCTGCCCGAGGAGGAGCGGCCCCGGGCCGCCGAGGAGTGGTGGCGGGTCGCCGAACGCCATCTCGACCAGGCGTTGCGCGACACGTTCCCGTCGGAGGACGAGGCGGAGATCCCGGAGGAGCTGCGGTTCCTGCTGAACGAGCGGGAGGGCAGCACGGCGCGGGAGCAGGCGACGTTCCCGGCGGTGTGCGGGGCGCTGGCGTCGTACCTGCGGGGGCAGGAGGAGTACGAACGGCACCAGCGGCGGCAGATCGAGGCGCAGCTCGTCTCCCGTCAGCGGGACCTGGCGGCGGCGGCCAGGGGTGCCGAGGAGGCGGCCCAGTCCACGGCCGTGCACCGGGCGGCGCTGACGGCGGCGATCAAGGCGCGGCTGGCGCGGGTGGCCGAGGAGTTCGACAAGCTCGACACCTCCTACGGCGGTTACGGCGCGACCCTGGAGTTCCCGGTGCCGCCCGCGCCGGCCGATCCCGAGCAGCGCTGGCAGTGGCGGGTGACGCCGAAGTGGCGGCGGGGCGAGGGGCAGGGGTTCGTGCCGTACAACCGGCGGGCCAACACGGCGCTGATGGACGAGAAGGCCGTCAAGCTGGTGTGCGCGGCGGCCATCGCGTCGTCCGGCGGCGGCCATCTGTGCCTCG
- a CDS encoding fibronectin type III domain-containing protein, which translates to MSVLRGDRGTAVTAGVAAVILVAAAAWFGVGVSSANPKLADVGAWLWTAARGRIVHVNGLSGEVDGYLDDKAGRRLRVVQDGGNVLLVDDRTGYVSRVEPSQLSVTETRDLGAAGMQLAMSGNTAYAVDPAAGKVQRIDPATLDTAGAALTLPGPLGAARIDGGGRLWVPVTARGQVVPVTNGTAATPVKVGEPGEELSVTIAGGLPVVVNTRAATATTIGSDGGVGEITLPKDVARAAKGGALTPAATEGSLVPILAPGDSGLLVVVDTASNSVLSTRLATGDPSGLGVPQVLGSKVYVPDQGSGALIVWDSAAGGRPTTLQVAREPGPVDVFVKDGLLWANDENGDKAVVIDPEGRKHDVDKGDSDVPGPSNTPKPRPTPSTEPTRPDTPPEREPDPDPDPVTTTPARETPTRETPTRTPSTKPSATAPSAPGAVTARSGPGKVTVTFSASTGGEVERYTLKTSGDGRSTPQSVDADGPFRFEFTGGDCANEYTFTVVAHWQGGGVESEPSAGVRPCVAPGSPTAFAAKAKNRGAELTWTAPEGADDATTYELTGAATSSGIKGTSFTVSGLANNQKHTFKLKARNAAGESPEVATAEADLAYPRQQYKNASNDDTNTLIRPGPSTSGTAGTIPKGQYITLTVICQVKGSSYTDSSTGRSSDIWNRIESQYGNGYLNDTLVATPDGGFPEGPLFECTD; encoded by the coding sequence GTGAGCGTGCTCCGCGGCGATCGTGGCACGGCGGTGACGGCCGGAGTCGCGGCCGTGATCCTGGTCGCCGCGGCGGCGTGGTTCGGCGTGGGCGTCTCCAGCGCCAACCCCAAGCTGGCCGACGTCGGCGCCTGGTTGTGGACCGCCGCCCGCGGCAGGATCGTGCACGTCAACGGCCTGTCCGGCGAGGTGGACGGCTACCTCGACGACAAGGCGGGCCGACGGCTGCGCGTCGTCCAGGACGGCGGCAACGTCCTGCTGGTGGACGACCGCACCGGGTACGTCAGCCGCGTCGAGCCCAGCCAGCTCAGCGTCACCGAGACCCGCGACCTCGGCGCGGCCGGGATGCAGCTCGCCATGTCCGGGAACACCGCGTACGCCGTGGACCCGGCCGCGGGCAAGGTCCAGCGGATCGACCCCGCCACGCTGGACACCGCCGGCGCCGCGCTGACCCTGCCGGGCCCGCTGGGCGCGGCCCGCATCGACGGCGGGGGCCGCCTGTGGGTGCCGGTGACGGCGCGGGGCCAGGTCGTCCCGGTCACGAACGGCACCGCCGCCACCCCGGTCAAGGTCGGCGAGCCCGGCGAGGAACTGTCGGTCACCATCGCCGGCGGCCTGCCCGTCGTGGTCAACACCAGGGCCGCCACCGCCACGACCATCGGCTCCGACGGGGGCGTCGGCGAGATCACCCTGCCCAAGGACGTGGCCAGGGCCGCCAAGGGCGGCGCGCTCACCCCGGCCGCCACCGAGGGCTCCCTGGTGCCGATCCTGGCGCCCGGCGACTCGGGGCTGCTCGTCGTGGTCGACACGGCCTCCAACTCCGTGCTCAGCACCAGGCTCGCCACCGGCGACCCGTCCGGGCTGGGGGTGCCGCAGGTGCTCGGCAGCAAGGTGTACGTGCCGGACCAGGGCAGCGGCGCGCTGATCGTCTGGGACAGCGCGGCGGGCGGCCGCCCGACCACGCTCCAGGTGGCGCGGGAGCCGGGCCCGGTGGACGTGTTCGTCAAGGACGGCCTGCTCTGGGCGAACGACGAGAACGGCGACAAGGCCGTCGTCATCGACCCCGAAGGCCGCAAGCACGACGTCGACAAGGGCGACTCCGACGTACCGGGACCGTCCAACACCCCCAAGCCCCGGCCGACCCCGAGCACCGAGCCCACGCGCCCCGACACCCCGCCCGAACGGGAACCGGACCCCGACCCGGACCCGGTCACGACCACCCCCGCCCGGGAGACACCCACGCGGGAGACCCCCACCAGAACCCCCAGCACGAAGCCGTCGGCGACCGCGCCCTCCGCGCCCGGCGCCGTGACCGCCAGGTCGGGCCCCGGCAAGGTGACGGTCACGTTCAGCGCCTCCACCGGGGGCGAGGTCGAGCGGTACACGCTGAAGACCTCCGGCGACGGCAGGTCCACGCCGCAGTCGGTGGACGCGGACGGGCCGTTCCGGTTCGAGTTCACCGGCGGTGACTGCGCGAACGAGTACACCTTCACCGTGGTCGCGCACTGGCAGGGCGGCGGGGTCGAGTCCGAGCCCAGCGCCGGCGTGCGGCCGTGCGTGGCGCCCGGCTCGCCCACCGCCTTCGCGGCCAAGGCGAAGAACCGCGGCGCCGAGCTGACCTGGACCGCCCCCGAGGGCGCCGACGACGCCACCACGTACGAGCTGACCGGCGCCGCCACCAGCAGCGGCATCAAGGGCACGTCGTTCACCGTGAGCGGGCTGGCGAACAACCAGAAGCACACCTTCAAGCTCAAGGCCAGGAACGCCGCCGGCGAGAGCCCGGAGGTGGCCACGGCCGAGGCGGACCTGGCCTACCCGCGCCAGCAGTACAAGAACGCCAGCAACGACGACACGAACACGCTGATCCGCCCAGGCCCGTCGACCAGCGGCACGGCCGGCACGATCCCGAAGGGTCAGTACATCACCCTGACCGTGATCTGCCAGGTCAAGGGCTCCTCGTACACCGACTCCTCGACCGGCAGGTCCAGCGACATCTGGAACCGGATCGAGAGCCAGTACGGCAACGGCTACCTGAACGACACTCTGGTGGCGACTCCGGACGGCGGTTTCCCCGAGGGGCCGCTCTTCGAGTGCACCGACTGA
- a CDS encoding AAA family ATPase, whose product MTQYNYQDQLQQPPLTYEQPQQLAGQFAQRFQLLAGNIERIIRGKHEAIELALICLFAEGHLLVEDVPGTGKTTLARSLAASVDAEWRRIQFTPDLLPSDITGVSIFNQAHQKFEFHQGPVFANIVLADEINRASPKTQAALLEVMEERRVTVDAEPHPVPRPFLVVATQNPVDMDGTYPLPEAQLDRFLMKISVGYPDHASEVEVLKGMPTGPQVERLPVVARSSDVAGMIDFASRIHVADPVYDYIVALCGATRTSPHLRLGASPRGSLALLRAARVKAAAAGRHYVVPEDVKALAVPVLAHRLILTPEAELREVTAAAALGEILAGMPVPQAA is encoded by the coding sequence TTGACCCAGTACAACTACCAGGACCAGCTCCAGCAGCCGCCGCTGACGTACGAGCAGCCGCAGCAGCTCGCCGGCCAGTTCGCGCAGCGCTTCCAGCTCCTGGCCGGCAACATCGAGCGCATCATCCGCGGCAAGCACGAGGCCATCGAGCTGGCCCTGATCTGCCTGTTCGCCGAGGGGCACCTGCTGGTCGAGGACGTCCCCGGCACCGGCAAGACCACGCTCGCGCGCTCCCTGGCGGCCAGCGTGGACGCCGAGTGGCGGCGCATCCAGTTCACGCCCGACCTGCTGCCCAGCGACATCACCGGCGTGTCGATCTTCAACCAGGCGCACCAGAAGTTCGAGTTCCACCAGGGGCCGGTCTTCGCCAACATCGTGCTCGCCGACGAGATCAACCGCGCCTCCCCGAAGACGCAGGCCGCGCTGCTGGAGGTGATGGAGGAGCGCCGCGTCACCGTGGACGCCGAGCCGCATCCGGTGCCGAGGCCGTTCCTCGTCGTGGCCACGCAGAACCCGGTGGACATGGACGGCACGTACCCGCTGCCCGAGGCGCAGCTCGACCGGTTCCTGATGAAGATCTCCGTCGGGTACCCGGACCACGCGTCGGAGGTCGAGGTGCTCAAGGGCATGCCGACGGGGCCGCAGGTCGAGCGGCTGCCGGTGGTGGCCAGGTCGTCCGACGTGGCCGGCATGATCGACTTCGCCTCGCGCATCCACGTGGCCGACCCGGTCTACGACTACATCGTGGCGCTGTGCGGGGCCACCCGTACCAGCCCGCACCTGCGGCTCGGCGCCAGCCCCCGGGGGAGCCTCGCGCTGCTGCGCGCCGCCCGCGTCAAGGCCGCCGCGGCCGGGCGGCACTACGTGGTGCCCGAGGACGTGAAGGCGCTGGCCGTGCCGGTGCTGGCGCACCGCCTGATCCTCACGCCGGAGGCCGAGCTGCGCGAGGTCACCGCGGCGGCCGCGCTCGGCGAGATCCTCGCCGGGATGCCGGTGCCGCAGGCGGCCTGA
- a CDS encoding DUF58 domain-containing protein — translation MHPAQAPRTPPTGAQPPASALRGRLAGVLTPLGWGTLAGAVVLYAAGFALGYPEPVVLATGAVLALAGALAWTAPKPLLEVRREVTPLKVPRGEAAVAVLTVTNLGRRGLSGLRAQDRIGASEHTVDLPRLPKGAVRTVSYPLPTDTRGEIPVGPLVLVRADPFGLTRRLREYGRPVTLLVRPRTVALPVPPSGKAHHLEGPASDNAPAGTVTFHTLREYVLGDDLRHVHWRSSARTGTLMVRQFIDASLPTTTVLLDTRGLTEPAVDAAASAAVAAARAGFPVRVVTGDGPLPDTKTDAETVLDRLALVRPGTSGVTEALRTARGGGSLVLVTADPSEAGRIAGARRRFDRVICVYVGPGPAPAGPPGVTVVPITSLDELPAAWSSR, via the coding sequence GTGCACCCAGCGCAGGCGCCGCGTACCCCGCCGACCGGCGCGCAGCCGCCGGCGTCGGCGCTGCGCGGTCGGCTGGCCGGCGTGCTTACGCCGCTGGGCTGGGGGACGCTGGCAGGGGCCGTGGTGCTGTACGCCGCCGGGTTCGCGCTCGGTTATCCCGAGCCTGTCGTGCTGGCCACGGGTGCGGTGCTCGCGCTGGCCGGGGCGCTGGCGTGGACCGCTCCGAAGCCGCTGCTGGAGGTGCGCAGGGAGGTCACCCCGCTCAAGGTGCCGCGCGGCGAGGCCGCCGTGGCCGTCCTGACCGTGACCAACCTCGGCCGCCGCGGCCTGTCCGGACTGCGCGCCCAGGACCGGATCGGCGCGTCGGAGCACACGGTCGACCTGCCGAGGCTGCCCAAGGGGGCGGTGCGCACGGTGTCGTACCCGCTGCCGACGGACACGCGAGGTGAGATCCCGGTCGGGCCGCTCGTGCTCGTGCGCGCCGACCCGTTCGGGCTGACGCGCCGGCTGCGCGAGTACGGCCGCCCCGTCACCCTCCTGGTACGCCCGCGCACGGTCGCCCTGCCTGTCCCGCCGTCCGGCAAGGCCCACCACCTGGAGGGGCCGGCCAGTGACAACGCGCCCGCGGGCACGGTCACCTTCCACACCCTGCGCGAGTACGTCCTGGGCGACGACCTGCGCCACGTGCACTGGCGTTCCAGCGCCCGCACGGGCACCCTGATGGTCCGGCAGTTCATCGACGCCAGCCTGCCCACCACGACGGTCCTGCTCGACACGCGGGGCCTGACGGAGCCGGCCGTGGACGCCGCCGCCTCGGCCGCCGTCGCCGCCGCCCGGGCCGGGTTCCCCGTACGCGTCGTCACCGGCGACGGGCCGCTGCCCGACACGAAGACGGACGCCGAGACCGTCCTGGACCGGCTCGCGCTGGTCCGCCCCGGCACGTCCGGCGTCACCGAGGCCCTGCGAACGGCCCGGGGCGGCGGGTCCCTGGTCCTGGTGACAGCGGACCCGTCGGAGGCCGGGCGGATCGCGGGAGCCCGGCGCCGCTTCGACCGCGTCATCTGCGTGTACGTGGGCCCCGGCCCCGCCCCGGCGGGCCCGCCCGGGGTGACGGTCGTGCCGATCACGTCCCTGGACGAGCTGCCCGCGGCCTGGAGCTCCCGATGA
- a CDS encoding transglutaminaseTgpA domain-containing protein, whose protein sequence is MTRGTRRIPRPVPQGDGHHDAAHHDAAHHDAAHHDAAHHDAAHHDAAHHDAARSEAAPGSAARYGAARRGAVQGGPWWRWAAGLAVVAALAGVAGWGFHRVFPGTGLLLAVVPAAVAPAAVAALTRTRPLWLALALDLVLWLAGTIPLYGTLSATAPADVANAWHALLTTLLPAQPEPELLVLVHTLVWAAATIGAETLTRTATRIAAALPALAVYGVALLLGVDGEGSNLPVAAALFVLMATLALIRDGRSPAWLLGGIPAAAALAGLALVAAPLLPIAAEPYNPRQDADLPPPARVDSVSPLDRVSAWLQIPDRELFTVEAGKPQNWRLAVLDRYDGVRWTSGARFRPTGGRVPEGEWTGAADVVRQRITFGGLPGTWLPAAERPEQVTGVRGLTVDPASGSLLAGTKPAKGFSYEVTSRVPRPTKQDLLAAAPARDASLTAFPDGPQERLFRRLAQQAVKGAGEPIRQAYRLQSYLRTNAAYDVTAPPGHSLKGLEFFLQTTHRGTSEQFAATFALMARTLGLPSRVVVGFRPGEKSGGVYHVKSGHVMAWAEIRFEGLGWRPFYPTPGRSGAKDDHEVASSAIEESEKLEGELAKGGSDRPKTSESQAADRDERAAGGPDPWLVAAVAAGGLLAAYGGVVAVVPWRRRHGRRSAREPAQRVLGAWRQACDDLGLGREYALTAGDVVSRQPGEISVHLHPLAEISNFVRYAPDGVTDAAATEAWHHSDAIRKAARTRKPLLTRLRARLLLR, encoded by the coding sequence ATGACCAGGGGCACGCGGCGCATCCCCCGACCGGTCCCGCAGGGAGACGGCCACCACGACGCCGCCCACCACGACGCCGCCCACCACGACGCCGCCCACCACGACGCCGCCCACCACGACGCCGCCCACCACGACGCCGCCCACCACGACGCCGCCCGGAGCGAGGCCGCTCCGGGCAGCGCCGCCCGGTACGGGGCGGCCCGGCGCGGGGCCGTGCAGGGTGGGCCGTGGTGGCGGTGGGCGGCCGGGCTTGCCGTTGTCGCGGCGCTGGCCGGGGTGGCGGGATGGGGTTTTCACCGGGTGTTCCCCGGCACCGGGCTGCTCCTGGCCGTCGTGCCCGCCGCCGTCGCCCCCGCGGCCGTCGCCGCGCTGACCCGCACCCGCCCCCTCTGGCTGGCCCTGGCGCTGGACCTGGTCCTCTGGCTGGCCGGCACCATCCCCCTGTACGGAACGCTGTCCGCCACCGCCCCCGCCGACGTCGCCAACGCCTGGCACGCCCTGCTCACCACCCTGCTGCCCGCCCAGCCGGAGCCGGAGCTGCTGGTCCTCGTCCACACCCTGGTCTGGGCGGCGGCCACCATCGGCGCGGAGACCCTGACCCGCACCGCCACGAGGATCGCCGCCGCGCTCCCCGCCCTGGCCGTCTACGGGGTGGCGCTGCTGCTGGGCGTGGACGGCGAGGGCTCGAACCTGCCGGTGGCGGCGGCCCTGTTCGTGCTGATGGCCACGCTGGCCCTGATCCGCGACGGCCGCTCCCCGGCCTGGCTGCTGGGCGGGATCCCGGCCGCCGCCGCGCTGGCCGGGCTCGCGCTGGTGGCGGCCCCGCTGCTGCCCATCGCCGCGGAGCCGTACAACCCGCGCCAGGACGCCGACCTCCCCCCTCCCGCCCGCGTGGACAGCGTCAGCCCTCTGGACCGGGTCTCGGCGTGGTTGCAGATCCCCGACCGCGAGCTGTTCACCGTCGAGGCAGGCAAGCCGCAGAACTGGCGCCTGGCCGTGCTCGACCGGTACGACGGCGTCCGCTGGACCTCCGGCGCCCGCTTCCGGCCCACCGGAGGCCGGGTTCCCGAGGGCGAGTGGACGGGCGCCGCGGACGTGGTGCGCCAGCGCATCACGTTCGGCGGCCTGCCCGGCACCTGGCTGCCCGCCGCCGAACGCCCCGAGCAGGTCACCGGCGTGCGCGGCCTGACCGTGGACCCCGCCAGCGGGTCGCTGCTGGCCGGCACCAAGCCGGCCAAGGGGTTCAGCTACGAGGTGACCTCCCGCGTGCCCCGGCCCACCAAGCAGGACCTCCTGGCCGCCGCCCCCGCCCGCGACGCGAGCCTGACCGCCTTCCCCGACGGGCCCCAGGAGCGGCTCTTCCGCAGGCTCGCCCAGCAGGCGGTCAAGGGCGCCGGCGAGCCGATCCGGCAGGCGTACCGGCTGCAGAGCTACCTGCGCACGAACGCCGCCTACGACGTCACCGCGCCCCCCGGACACTCGCTCAAGGGCCTGGAGTTCTTCCTGCAGACCACGCACCGGGGGACGTCGGAGCAGTTCGCGGCCACGTTCGCGCTCATGGCCAGGACGCTCGGGCTGCCGTCGCGGGTGGTCGTCGGGTTCAGGCCGGGCGAGAAGTCCGGCGGCGTCTATCACGTCAAGTCCGGACACGTCATGGCGTGGGCGGAGATCAGGTTCGAAGGGCTGGGGTGGCGGCCGTTCTATCCGACACCGGGGCGCAGCGGGGCCAAGGACGACCACGAGGTGGCCTCCTCGGCGATCGAGGAGAGCGAGAAGCTGGAGGGCGAGCTCGCCAAGGGCGGCAGCGACCGGCCGAAGACGTCCGAATCGCAGGCGGCCGACCGGGACGAGCGGGCGGCGGGCGGGCCTGACCCGTGGCTGGTCGCGGCGGTGGCGGCGGGCGGGCTGCTGGCGGCGTACGGGGGTGTGGTGGCCGTCGTGCCGTGGCGGCGCAGGCACGGGCGCCGCAGCGCGAGGGAGCCCGCGCAGCGGGTGCTGGGGGCGTGGCGGCAGGCGTGCGACGATCTGGGGCTCGGCAGGGAGTACGCGCTGACGGCGGGCGACGTGGTGTCCCGCCAGCCTGGCGAGATTTCCGTACATCTCCATCCGTTGGCCGAAATTTCCAACTTCGTGCGGTACGCCCCGGACGGCGTCACCGACGCCGCCGCCACCGAGGCCTGGCACCACAGCGACGCCATCCGCAAAGCCGCCCGCACCCGCAAGCCCCTCCTGACCCGCCTCCGCGCCCGCCTCCTCCTGCGATGA
- a CDS encoding winged helix DNA-binding domain-containing protein, whose product MRSVEAQLLHRPPGLTAGEIVRRLAAMQAQDVPSALLAFRARSATLTPADVEAAWQSRELVRTWGPRGTLHFVHADDLPWIHALTRRPTGRPTGRPTGRPTGTLRRLAEEGVTGDDLLPLITGALAGQGPLTKADLEERLKGRARGQGVVHLVALAAHHGLAVLGPPRAGKPTYVHAADWLGAPVVPEPDRERALKELATRYRRAHHPATPDDLAAWSGLPLGEARTAWRLSPASPPPPEDAPLVRLAPAFDEYLLGWRDRDPILDPEHARKVFPGGGVLRPVVLVDGVVRGVWGRKGAEVSVQAFGELPSLDDELADVRRFLGRP is encoded by the coding sequence ATGAGAAGCGTCGAGGCCCAGCTCCTGCACCGCCCGCCCGGCCTGACCGCGGGCGAGATCGTCAGGCGCCTGGCGGCCATGCAGGCGCAGGACGTCCCCTCGGCCCTGCTGGCCTTCCGCGCCCGCTCCGCCACCCTCACCCCGGCGGACGTCGAGGCGGCCTGGCAGTCCCGCGAGCTCGTCAGGACGTGGGGCCCGCGCGGCACCCTGCACTTCGTGCACGCCGACGACCTGCCCTGGATCCACGCCCTGACCCGCCGCCCCACCGGCCGCCCCACCGGCCGCCCCACCGGCCGCCCCACCGGCACCCTGCGCCGCCTCGCCGAGGAGGGCGTCACCGGCGACGACCTCCTGCCGCTCATCACCGGCGCCCTCGCAGGCCAGGGCCCCCTCACCAAGGCCGACCTGGAGGAACGCCTCAAGGGCCGGGCCCGAGGCCAGGGCGTCGTGCACCTGGTGGCGCTGGCCGCCCACCACGGCCTGGCCGTCCTCGGCCCGCCGCGCGCCGGGAAACCCACGTACGTGCACGCCGCCGACTGGCTCGGCGCTCCCGTCGTCCCCGAGCCCGACCGCGAACGCGCGCTGAAGGAGCTGGCCACCCGCTACCGCCGCGCCCACCACCCCGCCACCCCCGACGACCTGGCCGCCTGGTCGGGCCTGCCGCTCGGCGAGGCCCGCACGGCCTGGCGGCTGAGCCCGGCATCCCCGCCGCCGCCCGAGGACGCCCCGCTGGTACGCCTCGCCCCCGCCTTCGACGAGTACCTGCTCGGCTGGCGCGACAGGGACCCGATCCTGGACCCGGAACACGCCAGGAAGGTGTTCCCGGGAGGCGGCGTCCTGCGCCCGGTCGTGCTGGTGGACGGCGTGGTCAGAGGCGTGTGGGGGAGGAAGGGCGCCGAGGTGAGCGTGCAGGCGTTCGGCGAGCTGCCCTCCCTGGACGACGAGCTCGCCGACGTCCGGCGCTTCCTCGGACGGCCGTGA